From the Longimicrobium sp. genome, one window contains:
- a CDS encoding lantibiotic dehydratase, whose product MMESWQDGRSEPGEWLGTRFVCRVSGAPADYVDDLRAARTLDLLGRLHEVDARLHDERESLSALLFRAIGAATEKPVRNRLITLKRELYNLRPLAAAKIDDAVAALDAADAGQVRAFAALLEERGRVEGELKQAYGSETPELRRRFRALLDDVDFRKGLMISSRSLYGSLDRWGQAAATGGAELGGKEEKTERGLLRYYTRMAMKATPFATFCAIIPGAFVDEDAFEGEGEFRFDRSPREKRSFVRINKFIYGLLFDHLKTRPVFRRALHVELNPTLREENGRLVFLTAIEAREVFQRLANNEVLELITGSYHGLGKPTLGELIAALSSDPQIEATPEEAEAYLDKLIEIGFLRFHTGIREQDADWDLPFRELLDAIDDEHATISSELLARLREVVERYTDADVDERARMIEEMHALLNDAIEKMEVQQRLRRDMPFYEDATSPARAEVPLTPAVRRTFDTWAEWVRLTSRVSWPRGEQATMRHFFDTFYPEGRRSVPLLVFYEDFYREHFKSHVEKEAKIRGGVQDEELKGYNVGNPFDLDFVTRLGAARDRLGEVIREKWQAAPEAEELVFTAEEVEEALSGVENTSTVCRSMGAFACLVPGEAPKLVLQGGSYTAGFGKYFSRFLYMLPDDVQEQVRRENESLTDEYLAEICGDAQFNANLHPPLLRWEISYPTGESGAAEEQLKSSEIMVETDPEDATTLRLVHGPTGRRVIPVDLGFLNPRMRPPLYQLISRFTPPAMFGPPIPESPERRPPPKPKEEGDAVPAAQGDAAAAEGDPVAVAEAPAQEEQAHPAEGAPGAQAVAVPAADGDAAAEAQPAGDAKPVGEATSAETPPPPAPKIQVRPRIVYGDSLVLARRRWSVPGALFPQREPHESAADFFLRANRWRLEAGIPETVYVRINPLPEPQPQKPGQPADAAAQAEAEEQQAQAAAAAGEVPGYEAAEHAAEEEHEAEAPEAAAEGEAAAAEGEDAAEGEKKPAKPRTAGSRDLHKPQFMDFGNPLLVGLLGKMAANLKAYSAVFEERLPAREALPRHDGDRYATEVVVQLYYPSGTLTDDANARTAEEDHAAAVA is encoded by the coding sequence ATGATGGAATCCTGGCAGGATGGCCGGTCCGAGCCCGGCGAGTGGCTGGGCACGCGCTTCGTCTGCCGCGTGTCCGGCGCGCCCGCCGACTACGTGGACGACCTGCGCGCCGCGCGCACCCTGGACCTCCTCGGCCGGCTGCACGAGGTCGACGCGCGCCTCCACGACGAGCGCGAATCGCTCTCCGCGCTCCTCTTCCGCGCCATCGGCGCCGCCACGGAAAAGCCCGTCCGCAACCGCCTGATCACCCTCAAGCGCGAGCTCTACAACCTCCGCCCGCTCGCCGCGGCGAAGATCGACGACGCGGTGGCCGCGCTCGACGCCGCCGACGCGGGGCAGGTGCGCGCGTTCGCCGCGCTGCTGGAGGAGCGCGGGCGCGTCGAGGGCGAGCTGAAGCAGGCGTACGGCAGCGAGACGCCCGAGCTGCGCCGCCGCTTCCGCGCGCTGCTGGACGATGTCGACTTCCGCAAGGGGCTGATGATCTCCTCCCGCTCGCTCTACGGCTCCCTCGACCGCTGGGGCCAGGCCGCGGCGACGGGCGGGGCGGAGCTGGGGGGGAAAGAGGAGAAGACGGAGCGCGGGCTGCTGCGCTACTACACGCGCATGGCCATGAAGGCCACGCCCTTCGCCACCTTCTGCGCCATCATCCCCGGCGCCTTCGTCGACGAGGACGCGTTCGAGGGCGAGGGCGAGTTCCGCTTCGACCGCAGTCCGCGCGAGAAGCGCTCGTTCGTCCGCATCAACAAGTTCATCTACGGCCTGCTCTTCGATCACCTCAAGACCAGGCCGGTCTTCCGCCGCGCGCTCCACGTCGAGCTGAACCCCACCCTGCGCGAGGAGAACGGGCGGCTGGTGTTCCTCACCGCCATCGAGGCGCGCGAGGTGTTCCAGCGGCTGGCCAACAACGAGGTGCTGGAGCTGATCACCGGCTCGTACCACGGGCTGGGCAAGCCCACGCTGGGCGAGCTGATCGCCGCGCTCTCGTCCGATCCGCAGATCGAGGCCACGCCCGAGGAGGCCGAGGCCTATCTCGACAAGCTGATCGAGATCGGCTTCCTGCGCTTCCACACCGGCATCCGCGAGCAGGACGCGGACTGGGACCTCCCCTTCCGCGAGCTGCTCGACGCGATCGACGACGAGCACGCCACGATCTCGTCCGAGCTCCTCGCCCGCCTCCGCGAGGTGGTCGAGCGCTACACCGACGCCGACGTCGACGAGCGCGCGCGGATGATCGAGGAGATGCACGCGCTGCTGAACGACGCCATCGAGAAGATGGAGGTGCAGCAGCGCCTGCGCCGCGACATGCCGTTCTACGAAGACGCCACCTCGCCCGCCCGCGCCGAGGTGCCGCTGACGCCCGCCGTCCGCCGCACCTTCGACACCTGGGCCGAGTGGGTGCGCCTGACCAGCCGCGTCAGCTGGCCGCGCGGCGAGCAGGCCACCATGCGGCACTTCTTCGACACCTTCTATCCCGAGGGCCGCCGCAGCGTCCCCCTCCTGGTGTTCTACGAGGACTTCTACCGCGAGCACTTCAAGTCGCACGTGGAGAAGGAGGCCAAGATCCGCGGCGGCGTGCAGGACGAGGAGCTGAAGGGGTACAACGTGGGCAACCCCTTCGACCTGGACTTCGTCACCCGCCTGGGCGCCGCCCGCGACCGGCTGGGCGAGGTCATCCGCGAGAAGTGGCAGGCCGCGCCCGAGGCCGAGGAGCTCGTCTTCACCGCCGAGGAGGTGGAGGAGGCGCTGTCGGGGGTGGAGAACACCTCCACCGTCTGCCGCTCGATGGGCGCGTTCGCCTGCCTGGTTCCCGGCGAGGCGCCGAAGCTGGTGCTGCAGGGGGGCAGCTACACGGCGGGGTTCGGGAAGTACTTCTCCCGCTTCCTGTACATGCTCCCCGACGACGTGCAGGAGCAGGTGCGGCGCGAGAACGAGAGCCTGACCGACGAGTACCTGGCGGAGATCTGCGGCGACGCGCAGTTCAACGCCAACCTCCATCCGCCGCTGCTGCGCTGGGAGATCAGCTATCCCACCGGCGAGAGCGGCGCGGCCGAGGAGCAGCTGAAGAGCAGCGAGATCATGGTCGAGACGGACCCGGAGGACGCGACCACGCTCCGCCTCGTCCACGGGCCCACGGGACGCCGCGTGATCCCCGTGGACCTCGGCTTCCTGAACCCGCGGATGCGGCCGCCGCTCTACCAGCTGATCTCGCGCTTCACCCCGCCGGCCATGTTCGGCCCGCCGATCCCCGAGTCGCCCGAGCGCCGTCCCCCGCCCAAGCCGAAGGAGGAGGGCGACGCCGTCCCCGCGGCTCAGGGAGATGCGGCTGCCGCGGAGGGAGATCCCGTCGCGGTCGCCGAGGCGCCGGCGCAGGAGGAGCAGGCGCACCCCGCCGAGGGCGCGCCCGGCGCGCAGGCCGTCGCCGTCCCCGCCGCGGATGGCGATGCGGCCGCGGAGGCGCAGCCCGCGGGTGACGCGAAGCCAGTGGGCGAGGCGACGTCCGCCGAGACGCCGCCGCCGCCCGCGCCGAAGATCCAGGTGCGGCCGCGCATCGTCTACGGCGACTCGCTGGTCCTCGCCCGCCGCCGCTGGTCGGTGCCGGGGGCGCTCTTCCCGCAGCGCGAGCCGCACGAGAGCGCCGCCGACTTCTTCCTGCGCGCCAACCGCTGGCGCCTCGAGGCGGGGATCCCCGAGACGGTGTACGTGCGCATCAACCCGCTCCCCGAGCCGCAGCCGCAGAAGCCCGGGCAGCCGGCCGACGCCGCCGCGCAGGCCGAGGCCGAGGAGCAGCAGGCGCAGGCCGCCGCCGCCGCGGGCGAGGTCCCCGGCTACGAGGCCGCCGAGCACGCCGCGGAAGAGGAGCACGAGGCCGAGGCGCCCGAAGCGGCGGCCGAGGGCGAGGCTGCGGCTGCGGAGGGCGAGGACGCCGCGGAGGGGGAGAAGAAGCCCGCCAAGCCGCGCACCGCCGGCTCGCGCGACCTGCACAAGCCGCAGTTCATGGACTTCGGCAACCCGCTCCTGGTCGGTCTCCTCGGGAAGATGGCGGCCAACCTCAAGGCCTACAGCGCCGTCTTCGAGGAGCGCCTTCCCGCGCGCGAGGCGCTGCCGCGGCACGACGGCGACCGCTACGCCACCGAGGTGGTCGTGCAGCTCTACTATCCGTCGGGCACCCTGACCGACGACGCGAACGCCCGCACCGCCGAGGAGGACCATGCTGCCGCCGTGGCCTGA
- a CDS encoding thiopeptide-type bacteriocin biosynthesis protein yields MLPPWPEDSRWLAVHLFFNHPPGIYTVECDRIVLDVTEPFVRRFQREGWGDGYFFIRYSEHGPHVRLRLHGREDVLEGTVWPALQEHVRSMYPDVSFEKPDIPAYGTPLEVPEGEPLKVTHAARIEYEPETERYGGPEGVRLAERFFEISSEAAFALVARTGAERSSRLGKGLLTMVEMAHVLTRGSREVAVRWMDQYNTGYLRGVARDEEGRQAWLGAFDSGYDAQAETLGEYVEEVWSRMNEGEALSDALDLYRDGLIEVRGLFDELFEQRKLGRTPEPYTEREMAVTSICSSYLHMMNNRLGITIQEESYLAYLIKRTLEREAPPREAEDEAAEPAAAEG; encoded by the coding sequence ATGCTGCCGCCGTGGCCTGAGGACAGCCGCTGGCTGGCGGTGCACCTCTTCTTCAACCACCCGCCGGGGATCTACACGGTGGAGTGCGACCGCATCGTGCTGGACGTGACGGAGCCGTTCGTCCGCCGCTTCCAGCGCGAGGGGTGGGGCGACGGGTACTTCTTCATCCGCTACAGCGAGCACGGCCCGCACGTCCGCCTCCGCCTCCACGGGCGCGAGGACGTCCTCGAGGGCACCGTCTGGCCCGCGCTGCAGGAGCACGTGCGGTCGATGTATCCGGACGTCTCCTTCGAGAAGCCCGACATCCCCGCCTACGGCACGCCCCTGGAGGTGCCCGAGGGCGAGCCGCTGAAGGTGACGCACGCCGCGCGTATCGAGTACGAGCCCGAGACCGAGCGCTACGGCGGCCCCGAGGGGGTGCGCCTGGCGGAGCGCTTCTTCGAGATCAGCAGCGAGGCCGCGTTCGCGCTGGTCGCCCGCACCGGCGCCGAGCGCTCGTCGCGCCTGGGAAAGGGGCTGCTGACGATGGTGGAGATGGCGCACGTGCTCACCCGCGGCAGCCGCGAGGTGGCGGTGCGCTGGATGGACCAGTACAACACCGGCTACCTCCGCGGCGTGGCCCGCGACGAGGAGGGGCGGCAGGCGTGGCTGGGCGCCTTCGACAGCGGCTACGACGCGCAGGCCGAAACGCTGGGCGAGTACGTGGAGGAGGTGTGGAGCCGGATGAACGAGGGCGAGGCGCTCTCCGACGCGCTCGACCTCTACCGCGACGGGCTGATCGAGGTGCGCGGCCTGTTCGACGAGCTGTTCGAGCAGCGCAAGCTGGGGCGCACCCCCGAGCCGTACACCGAGCGGGAGATGGCGGTCACCTCCATCTGCTCGTCGTACCTGCACATGATGAACAACCGCCTGGGGATCACCATCCAGGAAGAGAGCTACCTGGCGTACCTGATCAAGCGCACCCTCGAGCGCGAGGCGCCGCCGCGCGAGGCCGAAGACGAGGCCGCCGAGCCCGCCGCGGCCGAGGGCTGA
- a CDS encoding lanthionine synthetase LanC family protein: MEHSPHVPAAEPGTQAFFLEVAERIGRRVAAAAEWQGDGRCTWTIMAPDRDRPELRTAKPSTASGTLYEGTSGIALFLAELWNATGRSDDALARAAEGAILFAMDEAKELPEPSFGFHGGRVGIAYAAAAVGRTLGRPELLRMADEVLRPAAGQERQDRGLDVIGGGGGAVQALVCLAQWLDDAELPMAMARALGEHLVAAAEHEPGGWCWGTMRGSSLRHLCGYAHGSAGVGHALLELYLATGDSRYRYAMEQAFLYENQFFNPESSNWPDLRHNELGEYLYANRQEELKQRLLGGDPLPPQDFRYMAAWCHGGPGIGLSRLRAWQTLGEPRWLEDAKAAIVATDASLADPRMNYSLCHGRGGNAETMIVGAEVLDDASLLDRPRQAAMEGWEAYESQGIPWPCGTMQGASDPGLLLGEAGIGYWFLRLARPETPSVLVVTPPDETRVADDGGAGYRELRDETVREHFGRSLALFEGLGEGGAAELAPVRAPGQPPRSDVDAAFEAISARVQAQGDPARRELLEDAFRLDRERYDLSRAMTDFTEEFLENLVRTPEDEVRWPEARFGLSPRARVVHGQWDWDEWLEAEPDERGEPEEADVFYLLQATGARVNVRRLSPFAALVLQAVETPATVDEVVDRVQESISTDGEGPSREWLEDRVTEQLRQAYRAAFVGAENGVTAGAA, encoded by the coding sequence ATGGAGCATTCCCCCCACGTTCCCGCGGCCGAGCCCGGCACGCAGGCGTTCTTCCTGGAGGTGGCCGAGCGCATCGGCCGGCGCGTGGCCGCCGCCGCCGAGTGGCAGGGCGACGGCCGCTGCACGTGGACGATCATGGCGCCCGACCGCGACCGCCCCGAGCTGCGCACCGCCAAGCCGTCCACCGCCAGCGGCACCCTGTACGAGGGGACGAGCGGGATCGCGCTCTTCCTGGCCGAGCTGTGGAACGCCACCGGGCGGAGCGACGACGCGCTGGCCCGCGCCGCCGAGGGCGCCATCCTCTTCGCCATGGACGAGGCGAAGGAGCTTCCCGAGCCCTCGTTCGGCTTCCACGGCGGGCGCGTGGGGATCGCCTACGCCGCCGCGGCGGTGGGGCGCACGCTGGGCCGGCCGGAGCTGCTGCGGATGGCCGACGAGGTGCTGCGCCCCGCCGCCGGGCAGGAGCGGCAGGACCGCGGGCTCGACGTGATCGGCGGCGGCGGCGGCGCGGTGCAGGCGCTGGTGTGCCTGGCGCAGTGGCTGGACGACGCCGAGCTGCCGATGGCGATGGCCCGGGCGCTGGGCGAGCACCTGGTGGCCGCGGCCGAGCACGAGCCGGGCGGGTGGTGCTGGGGGACCATGCGCGGCTCGTCGCTGCGCCACCTCTGCGGCTACGCGCACGGCTCCGCCGGCGTGGGCCACGCGCTCCTCGAGCTGTACCTGGCGACGGGCGACAGCCGCTACCGCTACGCGATGGAGCAGGCGTTCCTGTACGAGAACCAGTTCTTCAACCCCGAGAGCTCGAACTGGCCGGACCTGCGCCACAACGAGCTGGGCGAGTACCTGTACGCCAACCGCCAGGAAGAGCTGAAGCAGCGGCTGCTGGGCGGCGACCCCCTGCCGCCGCAGGACTTCCGCTACATGGCCGCGTGGTGCCACGGCGGGCCGGGGATCGGGCTCAGCCGCCTGCGCGCCTGGCAGACGCTGGGCGAGCCGCGCTGGCTGGAAGACGCGAAGGCGGCCATTGTCGCGACCGACGCCTCGCTGGCGGACCCGCGGATGAACTACTCGCTCTGCCACGGCCGCGGCGGCAACGCCGAGACCATGATCGTGGGCGCGGAGGTCCTGGACGACGCGTCGCTCCTCGACCGCCCCAGGCAGGCGGCGATGGAGGGGTGGGAAGCGTACGAGTCGCAGGGGATCCCCTGGCCGTGCGGGACGATGCAGGGTGCCAGCGACCCCGGGCTGCTGCTGGGCGAGGCGGGGATCGGCTACTGGTTCCTCCGCTTGGCGCGGCCGGAGACGCCGTCGGTGCTCGTCGTCACCCCGCCGGACGAGACGCGCGTGGCCGACGACGGCGGCGCCGGCTACCGCGAGCTGCGCGACGAGACGGTGCGCGAGCACTTCGGCCGCTCGCTGGCGCTGTTCGAAGGGTTGGGCGAGGGCGGCGCGGCCGAGCTGGCGCCGGTGCGCGCGCCCGGCCAGCCGCCGCGCTCCGACGTGGACGCCGCGTTCGAGGCGATCTCCGCGCGCGTGCAGGCGCAGGGCGACCCCGCGCGCCGCGAGCTGCTGGAAGACGCGTTCCGGCTGGACCGCGAGCGCTACGACCTGTCGCGCGCGATGACCGACTTCACCGAGGAGTTCCTGGAGAACCTGGTGCGCACGCCCGAGGACGAGGTGCGCTGGCCGGAGGCGCGCTTCGGCCTGAGCCCGCGCGCGCGGGTGGTGCACGGCCAGTGGGACTGGGACGAGTGGCTCGAGGCGGAGCCCGACGAGCGCGGCGAGCCGGAGGAGGCGGATGTCTTCTACCTGCTGCAGGCCACGGGCGCGCGGGTGAACGTGCGCCGGCTGAGCCCCTTCGCCGCGCTGGTGCTGCAGGCGGTGGAGACGCCCGCCACGGTCGACGAGGTGGTCGACCGCGTGCAGGAGTCCATCTCCACCGACGGCGAGGGGCCGAGCCGCGAGTGGCTGGAAGACCGCGTGACCGAGCAGCTGCGCCAGGCCTACCGCGCCGCCTTCGTGGGCGCCGAGAACGGCGTCACCGCCGGCGCGGCTTGA
- a CDS encoding ABC transporter ATP-binding protein, translated as MPPSQHAEIPPLREAFQQFLRLLRLIRRYWGPLGKGIALGLVLGLLGMVTPYLSKLLIDEVYPTRNLTLMEVLVAGILAVSVASAVMSAIRTYFTSYTTNHLSNATSLLFFNHLQHLRTRFFDEHRVGEIVSRFADVRNSLNSVSRVFETLFVNGVYLILVPPFLFVLQWKLAIVSLITIPLTVAITTASARLLRRFWKKSAEAYADLGAYQVEVLSHIRTLKVMAMEHAVYGRARDQIQQALQVQLKANAWSQVFTTITAVVRALGTAVFTWYGWTLIVQGDMSLGDYIAFTAYMGYLYNPLQQITGLFSDFQQTAVNLGRMFEYLDKPVEQDPAGAYEPHGPIEHQIEGDVRLRDLSFGYTEEKRVIHDVTLHFPRGGVTAIVGPSGAGKSSLLRLITRMEDPDAGQVFVDGVPVTSMSMSDLRRQVSVVWQEFSLMQGTIWENLTLGAERVTRAEVDDAVRLCRLDSLVADLPKGYDTSVAEWGATLSGGQRQRMALARALIRDTPVLLLDEATSNIDMQTETEILRDLFQRLQGKTIIFVTHRVQTAALADQICVIEAGRVAGVGTHAELYRDNETYRLLHGGGNVEEVRRLRAVPQTV; from the coding sequence ATGCCCCCGTCCCAGCACGCGGAGATCCCGCCGCTTCGAGAGGCGTTCCAGCAGTTCCTCAGGCTGCTGCGGCTCATCCGCCGCTACTGGGGGCCGCTGGGCAAGGGGATCGCGCTCGGACTCGTGCTGGGGCTGCTGGGGATGGTCACGCCGTACCTGTCCAAGCTGCTGATCGACGAGGTGTATCCCACCCGCAACCTCACCCTCATGGAGGTGCTGGTCGCGGGGATCCTGGCGGTTTCGGTGGCGTCGGCGGTGATGTCGGCCATCCGCACCTACTTCACCTCCTACACCACCAACCACCTCTCCAACGCCACCTCGCTCCTCTTCTTCAACCACCTGCAGCACCTGCGCACGCGCTTCTTCGACGAGCACCGCGTGGGCGAGATCGTGTCGCGCTTCGCCGACGTGCGCAACTCGCTGAACAGCGTGAGCCGCGTGTTCGAGACGCTGTTCGTGAACGGCGTGTACCTGATCCTGGTGCCGCCCTTCCTGTTCGTGCTGCAGTGGAAGCTGGCCATCGTCTCGCTGATCACCATCCCCCTGACGGTGGCCATCACCACCGCGTCGGCCCGGCTGCTGCGGCGCTTCTGGAAGAAGAGCGCCGAGGCGTACGCCGACCTGGGCGCCTACCAGGTGGAGGTGCTGAGCCATATCCGCACGCTCAAGGTGATGGCCATGGAGCACGCCGTGTACGGGCGTGCCCGCGACCAGATCCAGCAGGCGCTGCAGGTGCAGCTCAAGGCCAACGCGTGGAGCCAGGTGTTCACCACCATCACCGCGGTGGTGCGCGCGCTGGGGACGGCGGTGTTCACCTGGTACGGGTGGACGCTGATCGTGCAGGGCGACATGTCGCTGGGCGACTACATCGCCTTCACCGCCTACATGGGGTACCTGTACAACCCGCTCCAGCAGATCACCGGGCTGTTCTCCGACTTCCAGCAGACCGCGGTGAACCTGGGGCGCATGTTCGAGTACCTCGACAAGCCGGTGGAGCAGGACCCGGCCGGCGCCTACGAGCCGCACGGCCCCATCGAGCACCAGATCGAGGGCGACGTCCGCCTGCGCGACCTGTCCTTCGGCTACACCGAGGAAAAGCGCGTCATCCACGACGTGACCCTGCACTTCCCGCGCGGCGGCGTGACGGCCATCGTGGGCCCCAGCGGCGCGGGGAAGAGCAGCCTGCTGCGCCTGATCACGCGCATGGAGGACCCGGACGCGGGGCAGGTGTTCGTGGACGGCGTGCCCGTGACCTCGATGTCGATGAGCGACCTGCGGCGCCAGGTGAGCGTGGTGTGGCAGGAGTTCTCGCTGATGCAGGGCACCATCTGGGAGAACCTGACGCTGGGCGCCGAGCGCGTGACCCGCGCCGAGGTCGACGACGCGGTGCGGCTCTGCCGGCTCGACTCGCTGGTGGCCGACCTGCCCAAGGGCTACGACACCAGCGTGGCCGAGTGGGGCGCCACCCTCTCGGGCGGGCAGCGGCAGCGGATGGCGCTGGCCCGCGCGCTGATCCGCGACACGCCGGTGCTGCTCCTCGACGAGGCCACCAGCAACATCGACATGCAGACCGAGACGGAGATCCTGCGCGACCTCTTCCAGCGGCTGCAGGGGAAGACCATCATCTTCGTGACCCACCGCGTGCAGACCGCCGCGCTGGCCGACCAGATCTGCGTGATCGAGGCGGGGCGCGTGGCCGGGGTGGGCACGCACGCGGAGCTTTACCGCGACAACGAGACCTACCGCCTGCTGCACGGCGGCGGCAACGTGGAAGAGGTGCGGCGCCTGCGCGCCGTCCCGCAGACGGTCTGA
- a CDS encoding efflux RND transporter periplasmic adaptor subunit: MSPIPKKAGPDPDVIPLRLPEIPDEGQPGSRFVRRSVGMTLTLVALLAATAFLVASIVRMDVTVKAAGVLEPVGLYPVRALEGGPVREVLVQTGDTVHRGQVLVRMDTVELSSSLAQLEAQLRAAEIDRQRSATADPLQREQNLQRAAQTRQRLAAAMATLRQRMVEYDLGTNADSLLAAYVPGTHVTLDQAVSEVRSAQAELRVSGAEGGLQELSRFDREKLGTQMDQLRAQIAAVRARLGKLTIAAPVDGVVLTEQLERLNGAFVREGEQLMELGGTTQWRVQLNVSERDVHKIHVGDSVKVELPAFDQSERQLLGGRVDYVAPEPLALQGAQAGAGGQQPGAAAGGQAGPGVYRITATLERSQLEKMGIENFRRGYSVQGNVITKSGRIITLLWNYLTEKLGK; the protein is encoded by the coding sequence ATGAGCCCCATCCCCAAGAAGGCCGGGCCCGATCCCGACGTGATCCCGCTGCGGCTTCCCGAGATTCCCGACGAGGGGCAGCCCGGCTCGCGCTTCGTCCGCCGCTCGGTGGGGATGACGCTGACGCTGGTGGCGCTCCTGGCGGCCACCGCGTTCCTGGTGGCGTCGATCGTGAGGATGGACGTGACGGTGAAGGCGGCCGGCGTGCTGGAGCCCGTGGGCCTCTACCCGGTGCGCGCGCTGGAGGGCGGCCCGGTGCGCGAGGTGCTGGTGCAGACCGGCGACACCGTCCATCGCGGCCAGGTGCTGGTCCGCATGGACACGGTGGAGCTCAGCTCGTCGCTGGCCCAGCTCGAGGCGCAGCTGCGCGCGGCCGAGATCGACCGCCAGCGCAGCGCCACCGCCGACCCGCTGCAGCGCGAGCAGAACCTCCAGCGCGCCGCCCAGACCCGCCAGCGGCTCGCGGCCGCGATGGCCACCCTCCGCCAGCGGATGGTGGAGTACGACCTGGGGACCAACGCCGATTCGCTCCTGGCCGCCTACGTGCCGGGGACGCACGTGACGCTCGACCAGGCGGTCAGCGAGGTGCGCAGCGCCCAGGCCGAGCTGCGCGTGTCGGGCGCCGAGGGCGGGCTGCAGGAGCTGTCGCGCTTCGACCGCGAGAAGCTGGGGACGCAGATGGACCAGCTGCGCGCGCAGATCGCCGCGGTGCGGGCGCGGCTGGGCAAGCTGACCATCGCCGCGCCGGTGGACGGGGTGGTGCTGACCGAGCAGCTGGAGCGGCTGAACGGCGCCTTCGTGCGCGAGGGCGAGCAGCTGATGGAGCTGGGGGGGACGACGCAGTGGCGGGTGCAGCTGAACGTCAGCGAGCGCGACGTGCACAAGATCCACGTGGGCGACTCGGTGAAGGTGGAGCTTCCCGCCTTCGACCAGTCCGAACGCCAGCTGCTGGGCGGGCGGGTGGACTACGTGGCCCCCGAGCCGCTGGCGCTGCAGGGGGCGCAGGCCGGCGCGGGCGGGCAGCAGCCGGGCGCGGCGGCGGGCGGGCAGGCGGGGCCGGGCGTCTACCGCATCACCGCCACGCTGGAACGCTCGCAGCTGGAGAAGATGGGCATCGAAAACTTCCGCCGGGGGTATTCGGTGCAGGGGAACGTGATCACCAAGAGCGGACGCATCATCACGCTGCTATGGAACTACCTGACCGAGAAGCTGGGGAAGTGA